From the Kwoniella dendrophila CBS 6074 chromosome 8, complete sequence genome, the window agagaaattgctTTACATCAATTAGCATCAAGACATCCAAATGTTGTAACTTTACATAAAgttttagaagaaggtgattaTATTTTCGTTATTATGGATTTCtgtgatgaaggtgatttattcGGTATGATTACTGAGAAACAAAGAGTAAGTTTTTCGGTCGGCTTTATCACTTTATATGAAAAAATGAATGAAAACTAATGATTCTGAATTCCTTCTTTAAATGAACAGTACCTCGGTAATGATTATTTAATCAAAAAAATATTCTTACAAATTATCGATGCTGTTGATTATTGTCATAGAATGGGAATATTTCATCGTGAtttaaaacctgaaaatatatTATGTACATCAAATGGAGAAAAGATATGTATAGCAGATTTTGGTTTAGCTACAAGTGAAAGAAATTCAACAGATTTCGGTTGTGGATCAACATTTtatttatcacctgaatgtcaaggtggattatttgaaagattagatTCATATTCAACTGAAACAAATGATATTTGGTCTTTAGGTGTTATTTTAGTTAATTTAACTTGTGGTAGAAATCCATGGAGACAAGCTTGTCCACAAGATGAAACTTTTAGAGCATACGTACATAATCTAGATTTCTTAAGAACAATATTACCAAtttcaaaacaaacaaataaaaTCTTAAAAGGTTTATTCGCATTAGAACCTAAAGATAGAACTCCATTAAGAATTTTAAGAGAACAGATATTAAGAGTTGATTCTTTCTCCATgtcagatgaagaattgaaataCGCTCATTCAGCTGCTAGAgccgctgctgctgctgtaaGACAagctgctcctgctcctgtTCCTCAACCTGCCCCAGCACCAGCACCAGTACCTGTTCACATCACTCCAGCGCCAGCTCCTGCACCAGTTAAAGTTGCTCCAGCACCAGCACCTGTACCAAGAGTAGCAGTTCAAGTTGTAATGGGTGAAGATGCAGAATTGGATGAATTTGCTGATCAACATGCACAACGGAAACATCATGCTGTCAACAGAAAACATCAATaccagcagcaacagcaacagcaagAATATCCTTCAGATGTATCTTCATGGTCATcaggtgaatcatcaacaGCCGGAGCATATCAAACTTTATCTCAAGCACAAATTGATTCCAATGTATTTGCTCAAATTGATTTCTCACCaccacaaccacaaccacTAACACAAGGCAAATCAAGACCACAACAACGACAAACGGCATCAAATGAAACTCCATCTTTAATtccaggtgaaattgaaatgaatgaagaaatggatccattagatatgtatataaggagaacttcatcaagatcttcttcatcaggtgatatttctttaccaccaacaccaGATTTTCAGCCTATAGATACaactaaagctaaaccacaacctattcaaatcaaaaaacaaatcaataataacaatcttAGATCAGATTTATTACATGTCAATATGAATCCTCAAAGCCCTTTAAGTGGTGAATTCATCTTATAATCCTtgggtttttttttttttggcatATTTCCAAATAGTTTGTCTTCTTAACATGTTTGAGCATGATCATTTTTGTAGCTAGCCTGCTTTTAACGTTTTTCTTGCAATTCTTAGATTATTAGATGGACGGTATAATAATATTATATTTCTTTTGTCTCCTTGAACCATTACATATGTCATCATTATTCCTTTGTCCTATCTCTTCGAGATTATTGTAGCATCTTTTATTTATTTTTGTATCATTTATAGATAGATTCATTACTAGTACAcgttcaaattcaacatattgTAATTGTTACACATTAAATGCATAGATAATTATGACTTTACCATCTGCCAATGTTGGTTATTAAGCAAACTAGCACCAAGAATGCCATTAAAATAACGCCATTCCACTTAAAAAACCCTCTAAGAATGTCACTCTTAATTTGGAACGAACATTTATCTTGTAATTGTAACTTCATCactcttttcttcatctcaaAATCTCCAAGCGCCCTTCTCGGATTATACCCCTCATAGCCTTTTTCAACTAGAATATTTCAAACTATTTTTGCAGTACTCGTTACAGTCTAAATATTATTATACTCGCCTCTATATAGGATTCATTCCTTGTATAGTTAGTTGTACTacttcttatcttttttacAAAGATTATTAATTCCCTGAACCGGTTTGTTTCACATATCCATTTTACCTATTTCTTCATCTCCGTCTTTCCGTCTTTTTACAATTATGGCTTGGCAATGAcgatcaagttcatcatGCTGTACAAAAAATTCACCATTCATGTTATCAGGCTGACGATCACATGAAACCCAAAGCCAGGGAACTCATTTCTATCAGGCTGTCAAATTTGGGATCGTATGGTAGAAACTCCAGATAAACTCAATCCCACAATACACTAGTATAAGCTCTTTCCGCGGGgatttttttcttctccCCCTTAGCTTATCGCACTTAATCCGTAATCCGTAATCACAACCCTATACTTTCCAAGAGACCCCTCTGACGCTTTGTTTCTCCGCTCTGTTGATAGTCTACTATAACTTATCATGCACTGCAATCCCTGTTAGAACAATCGAAAGAAACGCTATTAATGTTGTACTATAATAATATAGCATACAGACTCTATGCGATACAATTATTGATCATGTGGTTACACCGCtatgatttatataattgataattcatccCCTTTGAAAGAGTGTTATCGATAGTCCGATTCCTTAGCGGTTAAAAATCATCATGTCATTAGATCAATAGCTCCGAACTGCCAAGCTAATTCTTATTCCATTTCTACAGAGTAAGAACTGTAGTGTGTCTTCTCCTTGCATGTACACACATACCTTGAAAGGATAAAGATAGCAGGAACGATAACGGAGCATATTGAGTACTGCATCTTGCATCGCCTCGATCACTTGGTTGAGCTTATCTAGGTTATATCGTTAAAATTCCTATACAGTAGTTACTACCTCTCAAACCGTAAATTTTCAGAGTACACATATTTTACAGATTTTAACATATATAAGAAGGCTTCTCTAGAGAAAGTGTATCGTTGATCTTGATCGAAGTACATTATAAACATTATCGATTATCACACTAGCAATATAACGattgaaaagaaacaaagaaGACACCACACAAAACACCATAAAATCATTAACCAAAATGcaagtttcatcatcaatatcatcaattccaTATAATTCAACAGGACCGAAAATCCGTTATGCAATATTCGTGAGTACATGGTAGAATGAACTATTTATGGGTACTATATTTATACTATACTTGAATCAAATACAATTACAAAGCTAATGGTgtgaattcttcttctttttcttcattaaatgaaatgaaatgaacaatgaataataatcaattagGGTATAACAACATTCCTTTATATACTTATTTTATTATTCACTATATTTTTACCTGGATTTGAATTGGCTTCATCAATAAGTTTATGGATACAAGTCTGGATTGGTttattaatgataatttattaTCCATTCGCCatttatctttcaataaagAATAATTCAAGAAATAGATTTGATCAAGTCGGTGGTGAAGTTGCTATTGGAGTTTTATTGGTTATATCATGGTTAGGTAAGTTCTTTTAGAGTTCAAAGTTTATTCTTgttttgatcaaaatattGATTAACGAAATTCGTCTGGAAAAAATAGCCATATTCGTATTTCAAATGATTATGGTTACCGGGGATTTTTGTCAAGATACAGATTCAGGTTTTTATACGGGTGAAAAAGGTTGTCAAGCTTCACAAATTGTAATAACAATTTTATCAATCATATTACTTTTATTACATTTAGGATGGACAACTTGGTTAATTGttttaattcatcaaaatacatcaaatagaaaagaaagagatcaattatataaattaccttcacaTCATttagttaaaggtaaatcattcattcaacatatttctgctaataataatggagGAAAAAGAATCTTAGGTTCAGTTGAtagtgaagaaagaggtttatatAATCACAGACTGTAAATCAAAGTCATATCATTGAATCATACACTTAATATATCCTTATAATAGTCAATTTCATGTTATGATACTCATTAATTTCCTAAACCCAATCCCTAATATCATTCCTTCGTTTTCCCTTTCATACATAACACTTAATGCTCTTTGTAGATATCGTGCTTCTCTCTCCTACaacttcattttcttcatttgtaatatactgtatatacacCAAGGACACCTCATGTATCATTTATCATGCAGATCAGCTATGTCAGTAATGCAATTCTCTTGTCATGAGATCTCGTCAAACCAGCCTTTGCGCGAAAAAAACGACTAGATACGATGCACCTCATGTCCAACGCAGATCGTATTCCGACTTAGTCCAACTTACTCAGCATCCTTACTATTTGAGCCTTAGTCCAAAAAACCCCACCTCCCTACAATTTCCCAATACATGTCCAGCTTATCTGCCAATCgcaatcataatcatcattcgCTCGCTGTAATGTTTCACCGCATCCAGACATGATAGTAGGATGATCACATGACGGGTCGATAAGAGACAGAGAAATATGTATACGttagaagagaaaattcATGAAATGTATATCAGGAAACCATTTTATGTTGCGTATCTGAGGAGAGAAAACGAGATTAGTTGGAATTCGAAGCGGGTCATGCGAACAAGCCGTCTATTTAAGCAATACGCTAACTCACTTTCTAGTCCATTCCCTTGCTGTAGCTTCATATCGAGGTCTATCGGTCTTGTAGGTCTACAAGAGGAATTCGTTGTCAGCGATTTTGACATAGCGATGATGAAGTGCCATTAGAGAAGTTATGGTGGGTTGCAATAGCATTTATGTTTCCACCAAAAGATACGATTTTCAAGACAGGTTGTTTCCTCCATACAACCGCAAAACCGGGAGAGAAGCAAAATATTGTAGATACTCACGTTAGCAATCTCCGGTACCAAAGGATCATCAGGGTTAGGATCTGTTAACATTGAACAGATTGAGAGAAGAACTATGTAAGGTGCATGGAGATAATCAGCATCCTTGTTATTTGGTCCAAGAAGTACACGATAAAGCGCCATAAGGTGTAAATTAATGAAAGGAAACGACCGAAAACATACCCTTTGAGATGGTTAATGCGGGACTCCATTGATCTCTCAAAATATCCAAACAGATTGAACCGTTAGCATTGATATTTGGGTGGTAGATTTTGGTGGTGAATTGGACCTTGGGTGGTTTGAATGGGTAGTCTATATTATTAACAAAGATGACATTGTCAATATGAGTGGTAATTGTCATTCAAATACAAGGGAAAGTGAGCATACCGGTAGGGAAAGTAAGAGAGCTATTGACAAGTTATGTTGAAGTCAGCTAAGAACCCAAAACAATACTCTTCGGTCAGCTTACAGGAAGAAAACACCGCCAGCATAAGGAGAGTCGGCCTAAAGGATGATTGTAACGATGGTAAGCTTCTTCCCTCTGCTTGATCAAAGTAGCCTCCACCAGTGTATACTTACAGGTCCCATGATAGTAGCTTGCCATTGGAAAAGGTTATCATTGATTGGACCAGCTGAACATGAAGACGGGGGATCACGTCCGAGATCAATTAATTCCTATTGtataacaacaaaaaaaaCCATATCGCGTGAGCATATTTTTGACATATGAATCCAAATACGATATCTTTCTATATGAGgatgatttaccttgttAATTCGTTTAAGAGCCATTTTGTATTCTACTTgtatattgttatttgttcGAGGAGGTGAATtgttgataatttgatttaatgaaGAATGTTATAGAATAGAGGTggcaaagaagaaggaaagaagataGCAGAAGATATTTAATCAGTCAACTTTTTATATATCCCTTTACTTAATTAGAGATTCCTTTGAGTTCACTTCAAGTAGTCGTTGTAGATAAACACTTACCTGTTGAGAAttatgtttttcttttcaaaaGTGACTGATAAGAAGTAAAAAAGTATATTCAAAAGGTTAAATTGATAAGATATAAAGATGTAATGAGGTAACTAAGTGAATGAATGAGTTGTCAGCAATCAAGGAGAGAGAGGATGAGGCGCATCAACGGTCTAAGCAGAACCTGCACTAACACTGTACGGCATTTTAATGTAATAACTCCGAGATGTGGCATATCTTCCTCACATTATATCAGTACcgtgaattagataaaatacAATATGATATGTGATATGCATGTTTGCAGATATTTATATTACTACGAGTATGTCCATATGTCCATATATATGTTATGTGTCAAGGGAGTAGCCTCTTTACAGGAACAATCTCAAGGTACAAGGTACTACACAAGTCCTTTTA encodes:
- a CDS encoding ubiquitin-conjugating enzyme E2 4, with translation MALKRINKELIDLGRDPPSSCSAGPINDNLFQWQATIMGPADSPYAGGVFFLSLTFPTDYPFKPPKVQFTTKIYHPNINANGSICLDILRDQWSPALTISKVLLSICSMLTDPNPDDPLVPEIANTYKTDRPRYEATAREWTRK